The Juglans microcarpa x Juglans regia isolate MS1-56 chromosome 2D, Jm3101_v1.0, whole genome shotgun sequence DNA window ATGGTACATCCAAGGCAACAGGGAACTCTGGAAGCAGAAGGACGAAGATGGATCACCCCCCAGTTTTATCACAATTTTGCGGCACGACTATTTCAAGTAAATGAATATGCAATTCAGTATggtacatctcatctcaattgtTTGGTATGAAGGATCATCCTTTTATGACACTGCAATTCTTAAGCAAAAGTGATGGAAAGCCCTCcggataaaaattttgaatcagGCGTTGGATCTCAGCCACGTAGATTGAGATTCCATATATGCTTGTGCAGgcccaaaactaaaaaattacaGGCATTTTTGACGGACATTTCAAAATCCTTTTCACCTTTTTTAACATGTTGAGTCAAGTCTTTTTGAGTGCCATCTTGTGAAATAGTTCTGTAGCAATAGCCCCAACCTGTGATTTCTTCCTACATTCACTCTTTTCcccccttttgtttttgttctgttctgttttCTTCTTGTGGCCTTTtagtttcattaatttttttgtagaatGAATTAATTCTTGTAAGTCGATCCATGTAATTATAGTTATTTAAATTGCacttcaaaattacaattattttaatttcccccaaaaaaacttgtttattgtttattgctatagaatatttatttgatattcagttttatttctttctccttttttattcttcttatatTTGTACTTTGGTAAGCTTCCATGTTGATTTCTAAGTATTGGTAAATGAATTCTTCTCttgcttttgtatattttatgtaCCAATGTGTTTAGGTTATAGGCCAACACATCACAGATTGTTATCCCTTAAGGCATTGGTTTGGAAAGATTTTAAGTTAGATATTACTCTGGTTTGACAAACAAGAATTTGGTAGGACAAAGGCTAATAATATCgagtttctaaaaaaaaaaaaaaaatataaaaatagagtTTCTCTTATAGcgtaaatgaaaaataatattatttattgtcactGGTTCGTttagagagtgagatgagatgaaaattttgtaaatagtagtaagatattttatgaataatagtgagatagtttgagttgagtattttttgggtttcggtaaaggagagagaaaaagttgaataaaaaatattataaagttaaaatatttttagaatatagttttataatattatttttgtttggagatttgaaaaaattgaattattttttaatttttaattgaaagtttggaaaaattataataattagtttgaaaatatttgtatttaaattatttttgtgaagaagaaggaatgaGATCTATTTTCAAACAACCGAATTTGATACTCATAATCCTTAAAAGTACATCTATTTATAGGAGTTTATCGAGTGAAAGCTAACATAACGTGGGATTATCTCGTTATGGCCCCCGGCCTGAAATTCTggcccagtttgtattcgcaagtcatctcaactcatttcaactcatcttaactcatctcactattattcattattattcatcaactttaactcacaaatcttactattatttacaactcatttcactactattcacaatccatctcaactcatcttcaaatccaaataaTACCTTATTAGTAAGGGACAATCCTAATATGGGATGGGTCATGAAACCAAATCTAAAAGAGAAATGGTAGATCCACCGATGATTTCTACCGACATTttgtattgaatatttttttaattattacttaatatttaaagaagtgtttttaatgagtttgtgaatttttagaaatgtttaaatggatttaaaatatttttgaaaaaaaaaaggtttatacTGTTCGGTAGAAAAAAGGTGTAGAAGTCTCTGTCAatctaaaaaccaaaaaagatccaaaagcAGCGGGAAAAAGAGATCCCAATAGAGACATGAGAGGTTACATTGCATCATAAATCTTAACATTTGGCTACCATGCAATGCCCTTTTGTGGCGGACAATAGCCTCCTAATTCCATTCAAGTAAACGTATGCCATCAAGCAATTTTGTTTGTATGTAAAAAAAAGTGGACCAATTGAAAGAGATTTATACATGTGCTAAAGAGACGTAAACAACTACGCATGAATTAAAGAATTATCAGCGTTACTTTCTAAATTATATTAGAAGAAACTTCTTCCAACCCATTTTAAAAATTGACACGTGTCTTTTGAGCACatccttttttaataaaaaaatgcgtgacaattttttaaattagactTTTAACATGCTTAATAGACACTTGTCATATTTACAAATGGGTCAGAGGAAACTTCATCCAcccaatttaaataaaaactttatcCTTAAAGAAATACCAGCTAGCTAGGTCTTTGAGGAATATCTAGGCTTAGAGATTGGTCCTATGTCTCTAGTCGATTGTAATTcaaaccttctttttttttttttttttttttttttttttttttttgaattttgagaattattttctttcgcatatataattattaccaAATACAACTCttttgttcaaaaaatttaatcgaattattaattaaaaaaaaaaaaaagacgcaTGGTCTTCTCAAGAAGACATCATGTAAACGCAGTACAGTACTTGTCGTTTGATGATGAAGCTGAAGACAAATGAACACGTTCGAGAAATACCGTCTGTATAATCTTGGACTTCACCGGGTAGTACTTTCTCCCTCCATTGATTGCTAATGATCTGTGATGACCATTGATTTGAGAAATACTATTTAAGTTGATAATCACTCTACATAGAGATCAGTAGTCAACAATATCCTTTCTTTAatctaatttatattatattataagcctccactttccaattttttttactcCACAGTACGTACTAGTTAGCGGCCAGTTGGGTGCAAAGGAGCAAAGGTTGCTATGCTAGCtagccagccagccagccaaGCCATGGGCGCTGCTCCTCCACCGAACCCAGTTCCAGTGGCGTACCAGGCCGGCACCTCTCTGGCGGTGCCGCCCTGGTTGAATAAAGGAGACAACGGGTGGCAGATGATAGCGGCCACCCTCGTCGGTCTGCAAAGCGTTCCGGGGCTCGTCATACTCTACGGTAGTATTGTCAAGAAGAAATGGGCCGTGAATTCGGCGTTCATGGCTTTGTACGCTTTTGCTGCAGTAGTTATCTGCTGGGTAACGTGGGCTTACAAGATGTCCTTTGGACACAAGCTCCTTCCCTTCTGGGGAAAAGGCGGCCCGGCTCTGGGCCAGAAGTTCCTTCTCGAATGGACTACTCTACCCGAAACTACTCAGTATTTCGGTAATGGCGAGGTCGAGACGCCCATGGCTCGGCCATACTTCCCCATGGCCACGATGGTGTGGTTTCAGTGCGTGTTTGCAGCGATCACGATAGTAATATTAGCGGGGTCGCTGCTGGCAAGGATGAACATCAAGGCTTGGATGATGTTCGTGCCACTGTGGCTCACTTTCTCTTACACCGTTGGAGCCTTCAGCTTGTGGGGTGGTGGGTTCTTGTTTCATTGGGGTGTCATAGACTATTCCGGTGGTTATGTCATCCATCTTTCCTCGGGGATTGCTGGATTTACTGCTGCTTATTGGGTCCGTCAGTTCTTTCTCTACTACTCTTGGCAATACTTAGTACTCTTTATGATTTGTCTTTTGGGTTGAGTTAGTACTACTCCATAAGCTGGACTGGTTCTTCTGGGTAGAATATTTCCGAATCAAATTGAagttaaaaacttttttatgaTATGCGCAGTTCTCTATTTTCgtggttttgggaaaaaaatttgTTGCATGATCAAGAGCATGCTCTGTGCAGTTCACTTGTTCAATAATCCCACTTACTTTGAGTTCGAACAATATTTCAGTGCATCTTTGTTTTGATACGATGAATATTACATGAGTTCTGCCGTTTGGGTTGTAACATTATCTCGCCATGTCGGGTTCTTTTggcttgtatatataattaatatatacatatatatatgtactataGTATTAAGTAGGGTGATGATCGAGTGGTGGCCGTTTAATGAGGGCGCATATATGCAGGTAGGACCAAGATCAAgaaaagacagagagagatttCCTCCAAACAACGTTTTGTTGATGTTGGCAGGAGCAGGACTTTTGTGGATGGGATGGGCGGGGTTCAATGGTGGAGATCCTTACGCAGCCAACATTGACTCCTCCATGGCAGTTCTCAACACCAACATAAGCGCCGCAACCAGCCTTTTAGTCTGGACGTGGCTCGATGTCATCTTCTTTAAAAAACCCTCAGTAATTGGAGCAGTTCAGGGCATGATCACCGGCCTCGTTTGCATCACGCCTGGTGCAGGTGATAACTCATGACTACCGCGTACCTCGCCCAGTTAATTATTCATGCTAAATATAAtctacttaatttaatttagtgtCACTTCTGGGTATACACTACTCATATGTATCTTTTCACATGGAAACTTCTTAGAAAGTTGACTTTTCTGAAATTAATACAATATATCTCAATATAAACCATATTCACAGACTACAGTCTTatacattcattttgaaaaagtagataaatctaaaatttacataaaaaaaaaaaaattattttttttttcaaaacgaatggacgaaattaattaatttagttttaGGAAATAGATGGCCCTAGCTAGACTCCTTCCAAGCTGACACAACACCGGCACGCTAACTATCTGTCGTGTAGTACTTCTCATGATTTTAGTAAGAAATCACCATCATTTGGtgctaaatattaaaatcatcgATGGCAGATCATCATGGTCAGCAAGTCAGCCAAAACTTAggatgatttctttttttcaaaccCAGTTCTCAGTACTTCAATAACATTAATGCTCTACTAAATCAGTGGTGGGAGAGGAAGTCAACCAAAATTTAGgatgatttcttcttcttttttttttttttttagcaaatccTCCACGCAGCTAGCGTTTACTCTAGTACCCACCTAATCATGGTACATATCAATCAGCCAACAAGTCTCCATTTCTCTGTTCTTATGATAAACGTCATCTCAACAATATTGATCTAGTAGTAGTATCTAAGCTTTTCAAACGAAAGTGATGCTCAAATTAATCAGTTTAATTCACTTAGAATATGAAATAATATCACTAGGATCAATTATGTAGGTTAATTAATTACACCAAGGTATATAAGTATTACAACTTGGAGTGCTAATATACTTGCTCGTCCATCCCAGGTCTTGTTCAGGGATGGGCAGCTATAATCATGGGAGTTTTGTCGGGCAGTGTTCCATGGTTCACAATGATGATCATACACAAAAGGTCAAAACTTCTGCAGAAGGTTGACGACACGCTTGGCGTGTTCCATACCCACGCTGTGGCTGGTTTGCTGGGCGGAATGCTCACCGGGATCTTTGCAGAGCCCCAGTTGTGCAACCTCTTTCTGCCCATCGTAAGTTCTAGGGGAGGAGTCTATGGAGGAACTACCGGAGGAAAGCAGGTCCTCAAACAGATGGTGGGTGGTCTATTCATCATTGGATGGAACCTCGTGGTGACTACTGTTATCTGCATTGTGATAAATTTGGTGATTCCTCTGCGCATGTTGGAGGCAGAGCTGCTCATAGGGGACGATGCTGTTCATGGCGAGGAAGCATACGCTTTGTGGGGTGATGGAGAGAAGTATGATCCTTCAAGGCATGACATTTTCGATGATACTTCGCACATTAATCCCTCGAGTACCGGTGCTACCCAGGTGGTCTAGAGGAGCAAGGACGAGCACAGTAATTATATTCTTGACACCCAAATAATTGTGTAAATTGATTAAAGCTATGCGGTTTGAGCCTTCGTGGGCAGGCAGTTCCATgtctttaattatatatatatatatatatatatatatatatatatgtgtgtgtgtgtgtgtgtatatgtatatgtgtcattagttttgaatgtttgacaataagattgaaaaaataaatccgTTATTTGtgagaataatgaatagaatttttctataaatactAGTTGAAAACATCACAAGTCATGTCTTAAAATAGTAATTGAGATTTTCATTTACTAATTATGGcgattattataaataataatgatgaaacctctttcttattttcttgttctATTAATTTGTAAGTGACAAATGAAGATTTTATTATCGGAAGaagtaaaaataagaataaattttaacaatcaCACAATACACTAAGATTGAAGACAAGTTTGACTTTAATAAAGCCTACATCCAccaaaaaagattataaagaaattcattaaacaaaagaataaaataacaaattcaagAGTCCCAATAAACCCAAATCTCACcaacaatattatttgagatacaaaataaaagtattatttggTGGTCATACTGATTTTCTATACcattataaactaaaatgaataaatttatttactaatctAATTTTTGACATACTCAATGTAACAGTGATGTAGAGCTTTCCAtgtaacttaaaaaaaaaaaatcatttatattttgaatttattaaaattataatagattcCACGTGGAAGTTGTGTCTTAACACACCGATTTGTATGTAGCAAAACTCAACTAAAAgttgtcaaatttcttgtatctAATGTATCAACCAAAAggctcaaactctctctcttataCAATTCAATGACTAATCCAAAACCCTTTATGAATGCAAAAGGTTTGCTTTACTACCTTTTCTCAATCTTGCACATCatggcaagagagagagagaaagaaaaaaaaaaaaacccacaagcCTAGTTAATAGGCTAGCTAGGCTGCTAAAGAACAAAAATTACACAAGCCTATATTCCACAATCCTAAGCAATACACTTACTTCTTCAGTTGAACTGAAAAACAATGCATTCATTTAATGCTTGCAAATTAGGCTTCCTTCTTGTAGAAAAAGAATCCAATTCAGTTTAGCAGTTTTAGCATATTCAAACCAGTATTTGTAACACCAAATCTGATCAAGTCTCGTATATAAAAATGGaattagaattataaatttccaaaataatagagaagaatatctcaaatacataGAACAATTGCGACACCCATCAAAGGGGTAGTAGTTCCCCAATCGAGAGCTACTGCTTTACCATATTCCAAATTCAATGACCCCTATTTAATAAAGAGAGGGAGTGACTTATTATGCCTTTTGGTTATTTTTAAGACATTTCAGCCATAAATCAGAAGGAGAGAATCCAAAATACCAAGAACTGGTTGGCCTGGTACACAGCTTATTCAGTAAGAGTCGGGCTACTATACTCTAGTAGCCTGGTCAAAGTAACCGCCCCTCactgtttggttttttttttttttttcacattttttaatatatttaaatatttttcaaaaaataaaaaaatatcttaatacatttaaaatcatttttttaatcgctaacgaaatttttttttttttgacaagcaGTCAATTTAAGCGGTAAGTTTAGGAaggcaaagtagttttttccTAAGAATTAAGCAGCAGAATCACGTTCCCTTGGTGCAATGGCACAGAAAGAAAGGGCCATTTATTTATGCAAAGTGCCCGCTGGTTTACATGAGCTCTGCAAGTGTTGGCATCGTTTCAGCCTTTTTTCTAATGCCCAAGTACAGACTACAGTAGAGGTTTCTTATGCTATCCACTTGTCTGCCCAATTTCCAACAGAATCCTCTTTCACTGTCAGCTTGTCCTAGTTTTGCTACTTATTGCTCTTATAACTTGATCATGTTTTTTGACATGGACCTTCTTGTGTTTTTTACCGGATACCTGCTCTTTCAGTTCCTCCTCATTTCCATGGAACAGTACTCAACATCCCCAAAGCATTATTTCAACTGCCTGGTtatcattaataatttattcataaattaagttATGTCATGGAAGTGATTCGAAAGGAGTATATACCAacataaaaatgtaatttttgttttgctatATTAACTAAGATAATCATTCATTcatctattattcttttattattccctgttgtataataatattctgTACTTTTTTAACATCCCATTGTTATCAATTTATTGTTTCATCTGAACTTATGACAAGTATGTTgaatattgtctgttatgaCTCAATAGCGTTTAATATTACTGGTGCATGACCTCCAGATAATGTGATCTCTGATGAACATCTCTCCGATCTCCGAGTTTAATATCAAAGTAGATAAAGCTAAAAAGATAGATACAGGTCCGTAAACTACAAATCACTCGTTTTCTATCTCCAATCAGTGTTGGGTTGTCGTGTTGttatttttgggaaaagttTGGAACGTGCTGTTGTCAGTCAAACAGGGAGGGAATATGATAAAATCAAATCGTTCAAAGCTTGCCCAACTGAAGTGACTCCTCGAGTCCGACCGAGAGTCTCTGCTCTTAGAAAAGGCTTAAAGCTACAATAATGGAGATATTATCAAACTAAAAGCAGAGTGACCCATTAATTAGTGGGATTCTCATTCTCGTTCCATCACCATTGCACCAAGTAGCTTCCATATTCCATGCCATTAGCCTTCCCAGGATTGATTTGTATTTTCCACAATTGCTTTcccttattttttcttccttttggcACAATATTGCGTTGTGGGACCCTTGCACTAACCCATCATCCAATTCTCTTGATCATGACAGTCATGATGATCTTGGAAATCGTACTCGatttctccctcttcttctaCTCTGgcatattttcttttggtgGGTTGCAACAGCCATGGCTGAAACAAGTAAAgtgtctttcttttcttcttactCCTTTAATTtaatcttactatatgttcctACAATTGTTTGTGCGTTGAATCTTTGTTCTATTGTgttttgtttcatgttatgttgCACCCGTGATATGCATTCATTTCGTCCTATCATGGGTTCTTTGAGGTGGGAAGGTTCTCGTTATCTACGGTTTCTAGCTCTCATAGAATATTACTTTCTAGCACTGTTTGTTTATCTATAATATATGCACGTGCATGGAGGGTAAGGGGCCGGGGTTGATTATTAGGTGGTAGATTTTATAGCTGCAGTTTGTGAGGAAGGATGCGGCTCTAATCCGCCTGTAGAGATGTTATATTTGTAGGAGAAGAGAGTAGGATGAATTTGAGTCAAGTCTGCTGCGTTTGGTGTCCTATGAGATTTATGGCTCCTAAAAAGGGAATCCCATGATTTTTTGTTGAATTGAGCTTTTAAAGCAGAAAATTCTGCTTAGTGGAGATGAGTCTTTCAACtcctttgaagaaaaatcttgaaaagTTGTATCTTATAACTTCGTTTTGCAACATACTTGTATTgatagaaaagagagaaagcAAGAAGAGGTAGATAATTATTGGTAGTTGCAGGGCTAgatataagagagagagagagagagatgtgatTGTAGTTGCAAGCTATGATGAAGTTTCCATGGCGGGCATTTCGGAGTTTGGATGGTACACAGTACACCTAATCTATATGTGTATCTCTGGATATGTTTTTAGTTTAATCACtttttattcaaacaaaattttctcAGATTTCAAGAAGATGATCACACAAGCCTTTactgttcttttcttttggggTGGAGGTGGGATTTTCATGGGAGGATTATAGAGTGCGTATCAACTTGATTTATCATATTTTCTCTTTCTGATTGCAGATGGTTTGTAGGAAGGGAAGAGAGTTTACTTTTGGGGAAATGAATTTTTGTTGAAGAGGagaatattgaaaatttgactacttatgaaaatgattttcctttttctctggGTAAAATAATTTCTGTTCGATGAAGCCTCTTATATATGCCTTGGTGGATATGTATTTTACACTTAATTGAACAGTATAAGCAGAAAGATAAGAATAAAATTTGTTTCTAGCAAACCAAATAGGGTAAAAGAATTAGGAATTAGAAAAGAATTAGCAAAATTATGAAATAGCTGAAATTGATTGACTGGTTGTGTCACCTAGACTGCCTCTTGATGGTTTTTAAATGGTTAAAATGGTGGTAGTGCATCAGGTTTCAATTTTGGATCATGTATGTAAGAGGATATCAATGCTATAGCCTCTAGCCGAGGAAACTTTTGTTTGACCAGTAGGGAGATTTTAAGGGATTGGTATCAACTGGCACCcactttaaagaaaaaatgacttGCCTTTTTGCGTTTTGCAAACTTATTATTGTTGAACTACTTTGAACACTCTCATGACTTTGCTTCGACTGTTTCTGCTAAAATGTATTTAATGGTAAAAGGCTTCGATTTCCAAGCGCAATTGAAGTATTGAAAGTGGGAAATTCATGCAAAAATGCTAAAGGGAAGGACAATATCCAAGCCACGACTCTTTGGACCTCTCTTACGTGGGACCGGCATTGGATGCTGATCtttgccttttgttttgttgtcattttattattatacgGATGATGAATTTTATACACTCCGAGTCTCTCTGCCCTATAATATAGGTGAATTTATAAATGACTTGCATgttaatgaaacaaaataagcaTGTTCCTAAAATGAGCAAGATCAAGTGGCAGACATGAGCCATAggtaatatatacatatatggtGTTATTAGCAATTTAAGaagatttttattcttttatcaaaAGGCATGCCATTTTTAAACTCTCATGTATTGTGGGACAAAGAGAGTAATGGATGAAGTGTTATTTTGCATTTCCAGACAAATAGTATTTAACAATGTGTTCCTTGGtgctttattttcctttatgtAGAGTTCCACAAACTGGGCAGGAGGTCACCAAGTGAATACTCCTTGGAAGTTGAGGACTGTTGCATGTTTGGAAATGTTTTAAGCTGGCTTCCTCTAAAGCTAACCATATGCTGGCTAGTACTCCTCATTTTGCTAACCATCAGTTACTCATCCAAAGAACCTGATGTGGAAGGTATAGTGTGGTTTAACCTTTGTCCTTTGTTCTGTTTGTAACTTAGTTTTGTACTCTATTGTTAACATATTTTAGAATTAGAGGGAGAAGATATAGAATCTCATGAAAACATGACAAACTGGTCCAATTTCCAATAGCCTCAAGACACTCTGTTAGTCactaaaaagaaggaaaagacaCTGTAGCTGATCGGGTCTGAGTCACATTAGTACATTTTCTTTAACTTCTGATTCttcttaattttgaattttatcataTAGCTTAGATTCATTTTCCCCACCCATCTTATGAGATACTTTAATGTTGCTATTTGATGTTTGGATTCTTCATGCTGCCAATGCTCAGGTGAAGCTTTGATCGATTTTCTGAAGGCGCTTAATGATTCTAAAAGTCAAATATCAGATTGGAATTATCATTTAGTGAGTCCGTGCTTTAGTTGGTCCCACATCACCTGTAGGAATGGAAACGTCATATCACTGTAAGTTCATCAATTTAGAAGATACGTAAGTATTAATATACTGGGACTATCACAATCTTCCTGATAAGTAAAACTCCATTTTTATTCCCTGTTTTAATTCACTTGCATTGTTGTTATCAGGGAAACTGTTTATCTTGTGCAGTGCATTTAGTTTCTCCATGTACTGATTTGCAGGAGCCTGGGTTCAAAGGGATTTTCAGGAACGCTTTCACCCTCAATTACCAAACTGAAATTTTTGGTTAGCTTGTAAGTTATTATATCATCTTGATGCATAGGTTTCACTTTTTTCTTGACTTGACAGGTGGTAGCATTCATCTAATAAGCTACAGTATACTCTTAGTATGTATAGAAtctgtttgaattttttgataCGATGATCTGGAATTATCTTTGTTTAGTAAGAAAGTAAAAGATTATAGATATCGAAAAAGGGTGATACCCTAATACATGGGGGCCCAACATAGCTTGTCTTCTCCACCCATCTCAAATGGATGACATACAACAGGttgaaaaacaaataagaaagtTCCACCTCCCAATTGTGCTTCGCTTTAATAAAATCAGTCCTAGGAGTCATTAGAAAACTGAAGGTGGTCTGCCACAGAAGCATCCTTGGCACGCGCAATACTGTATATTTCCGAGAAAGTTACTTTAAGGACTGATTTTCACACCACATGTCATGCCAGAACCCAATCTTATATCCATCTCCCACCTCATCTAAAATCAAGAAACCTCCCCACCCCAAAacatgttcaaatattttttcattgacaACCCTATACGTCCCATATTTGATGTCCACACAATGACACAATGATTCAAGTCTAAAGGTATATCTTGCTGAATCTCAACGAATTTTATCTTGAGGAGTATATTCATTCTGTTTGGACCACATTGGGTTATGCTTCAGTGGAGCTCTTGGCTTGATGGAAGGACCAGTTGGTTGTCTTCAACGTGAATCACTATCGTAAATGATGCCGCCATATCTAATGTGGTACATTTGGATTGAAAGAAATTGTTGatgtgagaagatggtggctgACCTCAAAGATTTTATGTTTAGAACAcctttttataggtaaaataaaattttattgatagaagagAATGTTATGTTTAGAACCCTTTTCAATATGGTTGTTGCTCATTACCCCTTTGTCTGTTTCTAGCTTTCAAGACTTTATtacggttttcttttttctttttcttgctaCGTGTACCTCTTGTATACTCACCGTGTACTTGGGTATCACCCCTTTTATGATGATTAGTaagtttaacatttttatttattagaagaGTACATTCATTATGAtttatatcaatatatgaattgATATGCTTTTTCACAGTTTAGAAACGATACGGGGCcgtaaaacaaagaaaaggacTTTTTTCCTCCACTAATTAGGATAAGCATGGGCGTTGTTGAAAATTAAAGCTAGAACTTAATGACAAAGTGCTTTACAATGCATGGACATTGACTCACAAGTGTTGATTATGTGTGTTGTGGCTCTTACACTATTGGTATGggataaactaaaaaaaaaaaagttgcctCTAAAAACAGCCTTATGACACATTTTTCCGGAATTTGGAACAAATGTTATTTCCGAtttaaattgtaatgataaggcTCCGGTTAACATTCGGTGTTACACTTCCCACAATTGAGGAGAATTTAATCGGTGTATTGACAATTGTTTGATGCCTGATGAATGATAATTCAAGTGATGATAGCATTTTTCATTGGTACTATTTACTGGTACGAAATTCCATATTAATTCAAAGGATATATAAGATCTAAACATATAGTAACTGTCCCCCTTCGTTTTTCCATATTGGAAGGATTTCCAATCTTTCCTGACTTTTCGAGAgctttttaatcaaatttttgtATTAGTTACTAAGCAATTCGTTATATGCATGATGAGAAATTGCTAGAATGCTTTACGTACTCCATCTCTTGCAGGGAATTACAGGACAATAATTTATCTGGTGTACTACCTGACTACCTTGCCAGCATGGCTCAACTTCAAAACCTAAATCTTGCTAATAATAATTTCAGTGGCTCTATTCCTACCACTTGGGGTCAGCTTCCCAGTCTAAAGCATTTGTAAGACTAAAATATGTGTTTCTTGTGTAGTCAAATTTTCTTACTATTCTCatattcatggaaaaacatatATTGTCTTGGAAAAGTCCTTGAGCTTGGTGATTGTTTCTATCAATTTATCtgtttataatcataaaatttttggaaGTATAATTCTTTAACCAAGTCTAGTGTACACATATCACTATTCTATCATTCCAGCCAAAAATAGAATTTGAATAAGTGCTGCTGTTTCCTTTGATTCAGGTTATTGAGGGGAAACCACTTGTCTGGAACCATTCCCGATTCAATTGCAAATATTACTGGGTTGACAGAACTGTAAggactatttatttttaaggctTCTG harbors:
- the LOC121250038 gene encoding ammonium transporter 3 member 1-like; this encodes MLASQPASQAMGAAPPPNPVPVAYQAGTSLAVPPWLNKGDNGWQMIAATLVGLQSVPGLVILYGSIVKKKWAVNSAFMALYAFAAVVICWVTWAYKMSFGHKLLPFWGKGGPALGQKFLLEWTTLPETTQYFGNGEVETPMARPYFPMATMVWFQCVFAAITIVILAGSLLARMNIKAWMMFVPLWLTFSYTVGAFSLWGGGFLFHWGVIDYSGGYVIHLSSGIAGFTAAYWVGPRSRKDRERFPPNNVLLMLAGAGLLWMGWAGFNGGDPYAANIDSSMAVLNTNISAATSLLVWTWLDVIFFKKPSVIGAVQGMITGLVCITPGAGLVQGWAAIIMGVLSGSVPWFTMMIIHKRSKLLQKVDDTLGVFHTHAVAGLLGGMLTGIFAEPQLCNLFLPIVSSRGGVYGGTTGGKQVLKQMVGGLFIIGWNLVVTTVICIVINLVIPLRMLEAELLIGDDAVHGEEAYALWGDGEKYDPSRHDIFDDTSHINPSSTGATQVV